In the genome of Flavobacteriales bacterium, one region contains:
- the rnhA gene encoding ribonuclease HI, translating to MKINLYTDGAASGNPGPGGYGIVLEAGKHRKEISEGFRRTTNNRMELLAVIVGLESLKIPNSDVTVWSDSKYVVDAVEKGWVFNWVKKDFKGKKNEDLWRRFLRIYPKHKVKFRWIKGHNDHPQNERCDRLAVEAGKQPGLKIDSWYETNG from the coding sequence ATGAAGATAAACCTCTACACCGACGGTGCCGCCAGTGGAAACCCCGGTCCCGGAGGCTACGGAATAGTCCTCGAGGCCGGAAAACACCGCAAGGAAATTTCGGAAGGATTTCGACGAACCACCAATAATCGGATGGAGCTACTCGCAGTGATCGTTGGGTTGGAGAGCTTGAAGATCCCCAATAGCGATGTTACCGTATGGAGCGACAGCAAGTACGTGGTTGACGCCGTTGAAAAAGGCTGGGTCTTCAACTGGGTCAAAAAGGACTTCAAGGGCAAAAAGAACGAAGACCTATGGCGTCGTTTTTTGCGCATTTACCCCAAGCACAAGGTCAAATTTCGCTGGATCAAAGGACACAACGATCATCCGCAAAATGAACGGTGCGACCGACTCGCCGTGGAAGCCGGAAAACAGCCCGGCCTAAAGATCGATAGTTGGTACGAGACCAACGGTTGA